The window TTTGGTTAAACATaacaaaagaaatttaaagaaatagttatatttcttccatattttatgttaaataaTTAAGAATATTAATTACCATCACGTTTAGATGTTGATTTTTTATAATGTATTCTAAATCGAAAGGCCTCTAAGAAACTGGATACCACAATAGTTAAAACAATCATTGTCACcaaataaaatatcataaaatatattcgtgTATACATTCCAACAGTAAATGCATATGCATTCATTAAAATAAACCAATTATTAACAACCGTTAATTCAAAAAGGGTCATTCCACTGGCTATAAGGTTGTCAAAAGTATTAAGGTAATAATATCCTAGTGCGGTACTTTCATTGGCAGAGTATTTGTAAAAGTCTTCAACTGTTGTATTTCTGACAAATACATATTATTTAGTagtcaatttaaaaatataatttattaaaaaagatattttacTTATGTACTTACTTGCAACAATTTCGCATATTATATCCTGCAAACAATTCCATCCCAATGATtgcaaaaaaataatataaaacaagcaTGACTACTGCAGTGGAAGACATCAAGGGAGTTAAAATCACAAGTGTGCCAAATACGTCTCGgtatctttttttcattttaaataatCTTAGCAGTCGAAGTGGTCTAAATAGAACAAAAAATGTGGCTGTAGGAAAAAGAGATAAAATACAAGCTGCAACAAGTGTCATTATAGATGTCCCTAAATCGAAAAGATTCCATCCGGAACTTAAGTATCGTCTTGTACCAAGTCCTAATACTTTTATTAGTGCTTCAGTGACGaatactataaaataaaattagcattaaaataatttttcatacaccttttataaatattatgtttACTTACTTCCTCCGAAAAGAAAAGTATCCCAAGATGCAGCAAATAGAATTGTGCTATGAACATTATCACCTGGCTGTAATATCCTTATTATCATAGCAATACCATTTGCAATGATTGTTATATCTAAACATTTTATAATTGAGTATATGAATTGTAAATTAGTATCATAAAAATTTGTCTTCCTTTTAAACTTACACATTAAGCTTTCAAAATATGGCCATCTAATAGCTGCATGTGCTCCTGTGCATAAAATTTGCAAAGGTTGTGATGTACTGTGATACCAAGGCACAGTAGAGTATTGTAGTTCCCATTGAAGTATAATAGTATCATAAATGTTTAAAAACTCTTCAACACTTAGAACTCCACTTCCAGAAGCATTTAAATGTTGATACATTAGAACAATGTCTCTTATGTCTGTAGTGGAGTATATTATGGAATAAATTTAATTTGTCTTAcctttttgttttataaataaactttaatgTACATCTGGAGGAATTTTACGTACTTTTATTCGGAGCATAGTATCGCATTAATCCTTCAAATTGGCGAAATCGCATTTTATCCGGATTTTGTTTCGAAACTAATAACTTAAAGGCATGTTGACATGCTTTTCTTTTATGTAAAAAcagttttttaaatttatcacGCTCAGCTGCTGTAAATGTTTCGTTAACCACCGCCAACATCAAATTCATCATtacgtacaacattgtagacaaataagatacaaaatatatcgcATACCATTTGTTTCTTGAATATGATGGCATCATTACATCTGGAAAACTAAATATTGATATTGTTACTAATATCTAATCACAATAAAATGTATTCaagttttaaaatattattggaaatttaattacaattatACTTACTTAGCAGTAGTAAGAAGAACAAAGAGACTCACAAAACTGTCTTGTAGCGTACAAAAATTTCTATTCATTTCAGAAAACATATAGTAACCCAATACGGTGTACAgtgttataaaaaataaaagcaagCCTAACATATCCAGAATTGGTGGCAATGTCAAAAGTATTTGTCTGATAAATCTTCTAACGCCTCCAAAGCATTTCGTATCTACTAaaaaaatgggtcttagagcACGTGTTACACGGAAATGCGATGATTGTCGTACTAGTACTGTCATCGCTTCTAAAAACATGATGACCAATGTGATACactgtaaaaataatttatatgtatagtcTTCACTTGTATTAAAGAATTAATTAAAGATATCTTAAATATGTAACTACAAATTGACTACAAATTATGATAATTTCATTTCTATTATTGATGTTACTTCTTATTAAAAAAGCTCCTATTATATGTACtaattatcatattataaatttttcttaatttttctaatttatctttgttaaatttcaagttgttttagcaattttattttgtatcattctatactttatataattttattttttttattaggtTCTTATTAATGATTCATTTTAATTATTCTGATCTATCCATTCCATATCAAACAAATGTTTCATAACTTTTTATTGCTTTTGAACCATTGTGTAATAGATATGAATATGAATAAGTATAAtacaacaataacaacaacaacaacaacaacaacaacaataatatgatgatgataatgataatcAGTAGCAGTAAAATCATTAATATAGTATACATATATTAGTTAAATCTAAATGTGTTCCCTATAAGATGTCCCAATAAAGGTATtagtatacataatatattataaatgaaCAAATAATGCAATTATCAGCGTCtcgttttaataaaaatgtaatcttAAATAGTCTGCACTTGTGGTGTTTCTTATCTTCTCATTAGTACCCTCATGCTTTTTGTATCAGTCTTGTGCAAAACAACCATTTTATTGTACACAGTTCTTAGACATATTGACAAAGTAATGAAAGAAAACTGTACTTCAATCTCATAATGGTATTCAATTTACTAATAATTATCAGATGTAAACATAAGCAATTAGGATATACAGATCATATATATCAGTAAACTCAGGTGGATTTATATgaagtttaataaaattatactataGACTATTAAATCTGATTCTAAAAAAGAGTTCTTTTTACCTTCAGCATTGTTCGCTTGTGTTTTAGCATTGTTGACCAGCCAATCCATCTTAGTTTCAAAGCTAATTCTATACCTATAATTATCAAAGCAAAAAGTTCTATAGATCCATGCGCCCACACTGGTATCtaaaatcaaaatatataaataaccaTTGCAATAAAATAGAAGTACTTTCTTATCAATGACTTACACCAAACAGTGATACAGCTGGCTCTTCTACAAGAGCTAAAGCCAAAAGTATAAGAGAAGTTAATAGATCTAACCCATAATACCAATTATTATGAACTAAGAGATATGCTGGCAAATCTTCCGGATGCTTTGGGTGTGAATCAaacttttcattatttttaccTTCCTATGAATATGTAACATTATTGTAAGTAAATTTGAAAGCAATTATTCATAtgagtatatatacatataaatgtataaatacctCTAAAAATATTGCAGCCTCGTGATAATTCATTTCCCAATGCAAATCATGATCTGTGATTGAATCATGTGACGGAAGTACTGCATTTTCAGACATGTTTTCTCTATGTACATCATCTGTTTCAAATTTATGAATGATTTGATCAGATGTTCTTATATTTTCAGTGGAGGTGTTTGCATGATTTTCTGCAGAAGGATATGATAGTATAGATCCATATTCTACAATAAGaaataaacataaaaaataaatatttctataatgCAAAAGTAAATGATACTTTTcagcaataaaataaataatataaaataaataaattcttttcaTCTTTATCATGAAGATAATCAAACATTATACTTATAATTAACtaaattatgtattatatattttttgcaaaattttaTATCATTGCTCTATTATAGATAATTATGCCAGAAAAatgtgtaaaataaaatatgaggtttagtttgttaaatattataaactaAAAGAGTAAAAGTGAAAATGACAAAAGTAACATAGTTATGAAAAAGCAGAAATTTCATTgcaaagaataaataaaaaatgaaatgaattaaaatagtaCAATTAAAATTCATTCAACTTACTTTGGCATGTTCGATGTGAAATGTCTTGCTCGAGTGATATGTTTGCATCATCATTAAACCGTTGATAATTGCCCGAATATTCAGTGGTTTTGGGAGAAGACATTTGAGAATACCTGACATGTCACATGCATATAGACATTTGTTGTGTGAGCACGAATTTACACTGCTATATCTAACACAATGATGTCACTACTCAGATGCTGAGCACTAACTGGATTAGTCTGAAAACTATGTATGGagatatacgtatatttttgtttgaaacatattttacatattacaatATCATAACACAATGATATTATTCGATCTTCTTGTATTTGACGTTCCAGTTCGTGACGCGCATGCGCACTCCAAAAACCGAACTTGAGTGGATATTATTATTTAGACTGATAAAACCATAAAACTCAACTATTCACTTATGTAACAAAGACTTcacttttcgtttttcatatattttacgaACACAAAATTGATGCATATAAGACATATTTAAttactaaaaaataaatataatctgcaatagaagataaaataaattaaacatttcgaaattttattgtaacttctattacattataaaagtTCTTATTTCACTCATCACTATAAATAAAggtttcaaataaaataaaaaagaatccgGAACAATTGTGAACATTTATAATCAAGGTCATAAAAAATCTACCTCATGTTtctgtatttattatatatttgtattcaAATCACAAAAGATTAGAATTTTAATCTGTGTGGATATTGGCTGCTTCTGAGTCCAAACATCGCTGATAAATACGTGAACAAcatctttttctctttgtttttcttgaTAGCAGAAATCACAAATTTGTCAACCACTTTTTGATCAGTTTTCCTCTGGTCGCTTGCTTTGTACTCGTCCTTCTTTTTGCTGAAGATATCACCTTCTTCCTTCTTCGCGCGTTTCTCGCGTTTTCTCTTGAAATAATCGTCGTTAACGTGAGCCGGAATCTTCAAACCAGAAATGTTAATACGCGTGGAAGTCGCGATCACATAATTTTGACTAACTCTACGGAGTGGACAACTATTAATCAGGAATGGACCTATTTTAAAAaacattttgatattttaatttatcatattaatattttactatatAATAACTTCAAATAAATCTCACCTGTAATTAAGAGTAAACCACTCTTAAGTTGCTTTAAGAAAACAACACGTTTTCCTTTATGAGCACCAGCTAATAGGATACAAATTGTTCCTGGTTTCAAGGAAGGTCTCAAATAACGACGATGATCTCGGAAACATTTCTTAGCATGATGTACAGTTACTGGATCTACAGTAGGATAGTTTGCACGCCTCTTCTTCAATAACACAATACGTTTCTCCCCATTTTTGTCACCACTAATCTTCTTTTCAATAGTGACTGGTTTCTTAGGCTTAacctataattaaatatttagaattaAAGATCAAAAAGTATAAACATTATACGAAAATATATTACTCTCCTTGATTACATAGTTCTTTATACCATTTcaaaacatttaagaaaattgaaattatattatatcgttatttatttttcttcagtCAATTTAATGtataatcattttataataatattcgattACAATACACAGATTGGATAATAAATTATCTTTACTGTATATTTACTTAAACGGTAAAAAGCATAAGGAACTTCAAATATTTCTACATATCTTAAAAAATGAAGAACTTCtagataaaatttttaaattaacaaaagtagtattaacaaaaataaatagaatatgTGATATTGTTAGACATACAGCTTTTGGAGTTTTGGAGTCAATGAATTTGTAGATGGCTTTCTTGTGGTACATACGGGTTCTGCTAAACCTATAAACACCATTTCCTAAATTGTAATTTCGAGGCCTAATCCGACCTTTCTTTGCACCTTTTTTAATCTCCACAGGAGCATTTTTGTTCTCCGGAGACTTCACCTTCGATTCTTTCGTTTCCTTTGTGTTGGTCATCTAgaacataaatataaattcattgTAATACAACTATTTATAGATAGCATAATAATCATGCACTTATATTTTGTTCGAATATTCATTCTAAACAATAAATTAATGCTAGCATAGTCGacaaaattgtatataaagtgtCAATAgagttttattttaatttatttctattatcatAATCTTTTATTAAACATATCCATCATGTTTTGCAGAGGTTATGTCACGTTTTCGTAAATCTTAAATTTCAAAcaaaaaatagcggataattgGGCTaaactttttataaaatattattacgaTTTTAAAACTAAGGAAATGaatgttatttctttttataagcCAACAAAATGTTAGATTCTAACCTTTCCAAGttaaaattaatcaaatttaaaaatatatttacagaaaatatggtatttttattaaagaagaagtctaaaatgtataaaatttgataaaatatatagcTTTTCCCTTATTACAACAAAAGATTACTTGGATAATATTAGGTATGTTGATCTAATTCCATCTTACCGTAAATCGTACGACTAAAAGAACATACTAGCAGTTATGTTGTGTCTTTGTCTGAGACATTCATGGTTTTAGATAGTATTCATACATATGCATCTGTCACGCATGCGTAGAACGTCCTTTTTGGTACCTTTTTGACCCTCCATGTTGATTTTTTAAGACTCACTCGGCGAATGCTTTCCCCTAGTGAGTGACATATTCCAAACCACGGTCATATAAACGTATATATGATCGTGTTACTAAATAGACAAATAAATAGATCTATAGTTGCAAAAAAGGTTATAGAGAATACCCTATGTTATAATTGTTGATTATTCACAACTAATTTCGACCACGATCATATAAACAGGTTTCGACACTTACATACTGAAGCCTAGGGAAAATCATCCGAAAATTGAATCGTGACTAGTTGTGGAAAATAAACATGGAGGGCAAGAAGGTTCTCATTCTGCGCCTGCATGCCATGCCATGAATGACTCAAATAGAGACAGAGATACTCTACTTATCTCTGTCTGTCTCGCATGAATGCGAATTTTGTCGTCTTCCATGTTGATTCTTTACAACTAGTCATAATTCAATTTTCGGTTGGTTTTCCCTAACGACTGTCGAGATTTGAGATCTCTTCATATGATCGTGGCCGAAACTTGTTTATATGATCTTATATGATCATGAGCTTCAGTCTATGAGTGTCGAGAGGTCGAGATCTTTTTACGGATATGATCGTGTCCTGTATATCACTAGATTCTGATATCATCAATGatcttatatatacattttttatgttAATATTGCCTGGGAAAGAAGGTAGTCATATacattaaataattttctaaatgtTTCCTAAATGTAACATCATTTCctcaataaattttttaattggcAGAAAATAGATTAAATATGGAAAATGATAGATTTCTTCGTAACCAACTAAAATGTGATAAGGAACTTCTTAGAAAGTACTTTAGATGGCAGAATTTATGCTTTCATTGAAATGACGTTTCTGTGGACACGTTGTCACACGAATCTCCACACA of the Bombus affinis isolate iyBomAffi1 chromosome 6, iyBomAffi1.2, whole genome shotgun sequence genome contains:
- the LOC126917236 gene encoding two pore calcium channel protein 1-like isoform X3; translated protein: MSSPKTTEYSGNYQRFNDDANISLEQDISHRTCQNDVHRENMSENAVLPSHDSITDHDLHWEMNYHEAAIFLEEGKNNEKFDSHPKHPEDLPAYLLVHNNWYYGLDLLTSLILLALALVEEPAVSLFGIPVWAHGSIELFALIIIGIELALKLRWIGWSTMLKHKRTMLKCITLVIMFLEAMTVLVRQSSHFRVTRALRPIFLVDTKCFGGVRRFIRQILLTLPPILDMLGLLLFFITLYTVLGYYMFSEMNRNFCTLQDSFVSLFVLLTTANFPDVMMPSYSRNKWYAIYFVSYLSTMLYVMMNLMLAVVNETFTAAERDKFKKLFLHKRKACQHAFKLLVSKQNPDKMRFRQFEGLMRYYAPNKNIRDIVLMYQHLNASGSGVLSVEEFLNIYDTIILQWELQYSTVPWYHSTSQPLQILCTGAHAAIRWPYFESLMYITIIANGIAMIIRILQPGDNVHSTILFAASWDTFLFGGIFVTEALIKVLGLGTRRYLSSGWNLFDLGTSIMTLVAACILSLFPTATFFVLFRPLRLLRLFKMKKRYRDVFGTLVILTPLMSSTAVVMLVLYYFFAIIGMELFAGYNMRNCCKNTTVEDFYKYSANESTALGYYYLNTFDNLIASGMTLFELTVVNNWFILMNAYAFTVGMYTRIYFMIFYLVTMIVLTIVVSSFLEAFRFRIHYKKSTSKRDEEKMLHEEVELKWDELQYIVEDFQLLEKLRPSLIVGGTTVFIGSRPRTREVLQRKMYTNEITEWIIEAKQAERQFLSNATNSLEENYREEAISETDHVGLTDNLRQTHRNTSNVV
- the LOC126917236 gene encoding two pore calcium channel protein 1-like isoform X2 → MSSPKTTEYSGNYQRFNDDANISLEQDISHRTCQKNHANTSTENIRTSDQIIHKFETDDVHRENMSENAVLPSHDSITDHDLHWEMNYHEAAIFLEEGKNNEKFDSHPKHPEDLPAYLLVHNNWYYGLDLLTSLILLALALVEEPAVSLFGIPVWAHGSIELFALIIIGIELALKLRWIGWSTMLKHKRTMLKCITLVIMFLEAMTVLVRQSSHFRVTRALRPIFLVDTKCFGGVRRFIRQILLTLPPILDMLGLLLFFITLYTVLGYYMFSEMNRNFCTLQDSFVSLFVLLTTANFPDVMMPSYSRNKWYAIYFVSYLSTMLYVMMNLMLAVVNETFTAAERDKFKKLFLHKRKACQHAFKLLVSKQNPDKMRFRQFEGLMRYYAPNKNIRDIVLMYQHLNASGSGVLSVEEFLNIYDTIILQWELQYSTVPWYHSTSQPLQILCTGAHAAIRWPYFESLMYITIIANGIAMIIRILQPGDNVHSTILFAASWDTFLFGGIFVTEALIKVLGLGTRRYLSSGWNLFDLGTSIMTLVAACILSLFPTATFFVLFRPLRLLRLFKMKKRYRDVFGTLVILTPLMSSTAVVMLVLYYFFAIIGMELFAGYNMRNCCKNTTVEDFYKYSANESTALGYYYLNTFDNLIASGMTLFELTVVNNWFILMNAYAFTVGMYTRIYFMIFYLVTMIVLTIVVSSFLEAFRFRIHYKKSTSKRDEEKMLHEEVELKWDELQYIVEDFQLLEKLRPSLIVGGTTVFIGSRPRTREVLQRKMYTNEITEWIIEAKQAERQFLSNATNSLEENYREEAISETDHVGLTDNLRQTHRNTSNVV
- the LOC126917275 gene encoding 60S ribosomal protein L6, translated to MTNTKETKESKVKSPENKNAPVEIKKGAKKGRIRPRNYNLGNGVYRFSRTRMYHKKAIYKFIDSKTPKAVKPKKPVTIEKKISGDKNGEKRIVLLKKRRANYPTVDPVTVHHAKKCFRDHRRYLRPSLKPGTICILLAGAHKGKRVVFLKQLKSGLLLITGPFLINSCPLRRVSQNYVIATSTRINISGLKIPAHVNDDYFKRKREKRAKKEEGDIFSKKKDEYKASDQRKTDQKVVDKFVISAIKKNKEKKMLFTYLSAMFGLRSSQYPHRLKF
- the LOC126917236 gene encoding two pore calcium channel protein 1-like isoform X1, whose translation is MSSPKTTEYSGNYQRFNDDANISLEQDISHRTCQKYGSILSYPSAENHANTSTENIRTSDQIIHKFETDDVHRENMSENAVLPSHDSITDHDLHWEMNYHEAAIFLEEGKNNEKFDSHPKHPEDLPAYLLVHNNWYYGLDLLTSLILLALALVEEPAVSLFGIPVWAHGSIELFALIIIGIELALKLRWIGWSTMLKHKRTMLKCITLVIMFLEAMTVLVRQSSHFRVTRALRPIFLVDTKCFGGVRRFIRQILLTLPPILDMLGLLLFFITLYTVLGYYMFSEMNRNFCTLQDSFVSLFVLLTTANFPDVMMPSYSRNKWYAIYFVSYLSTMLYVMMNLMLAVVNETFTAAERDKFKKLFLHKRKACQHAFKLLVSKQNPDKMRFRQFEGLMRYYAPNKNIRDIVLMYQHLNASGSGVLSVEEFLNIYDTIILQWELQYSTVPWYHSTSQPLQILCTGAHAAIRWPYFESLMYITIIANGIAMIIRILQPGDNVHSTILFAASWDTFLFGGIFVTEALIKVLGLGTRRYLSSGWNLFDLGTSIMTLVAACILSLFPTATFFVLFRPLRLLRLFKMKKRYRDVFGTLVILTPLMSSTAVVMLVLYYFFAIIGMELFAGYNMRNCCKNTTVEDFYKYSANESTALGYYYLNTFDNLIASGMTLFELTVVNNWFILMNAYAFTVGMYTRIYFMIFYLVTMIVLTIVVSSFLEAFRFRIHYKKSTSKRDEEKMLHEEVELKWDELQYIVEDFQLLEKLRPSLIVGGTTVFIGSRPRTREVLQRKMYTNEITEWIIEAKQAERQFLSNATNSLEENYREEAISETDHVGLTDNLRQTHRNTSNVV